The Pseudalkalibacillus hwajinpoensis DNA window GTGGATACGTTCCACATTAAATCCAGCATTTTCACGGATTTTCTGTACATCTTCTTTTGGAATAATGCCTAGTTCTGTCCATGCTTCACATGCGAGAATTTCTACCTCAAGCCATGCATTGTAGCGGTTTTCCTCTGTCCAAATAGCTCCCATCTCAGGGCGTGTATAACGTTCAATCATTGTAAGTCCTCCTGGTCTAATGTCTTTACTGCCATAACTTTAATTGGTTCATTCGCTCGATAGCTTCTTCAATAGAAGGTGCAAGAAAGTTAATGTGACCCATTTTCCGATTCTGCTTCGCTTCGTCTTTTCCATATAAATGAAGCTTTGCGCTGCCAATTGCAGAGATGTTCTCCATTAGCGGATTCACATGCTGGCCGAGCAAATTTCCCATTACCACGGGTTTTAACAGCTCCGTTCTTCCTAGCGGCAATCCGCAAATCGCGCGAATATGCTGCTCAAACTGCGATGTTTCACAGGCCTCCATCGTATAATGACCCGAGTTGTGAGGTCTTGGTGCAACCTCATTTACGTAAATCTCACTATCGTCAAGAAATAGTTCAACGCCAAGCGTTCCAACAAGCTGCAAATGGTTCGCAAGCTGTTTTCCAATTTCACTCGCTTTGTTTTTCACTGCATCACCAACTCGTGCTGGCACAATCGTTTGATGAAGAATATTATTTACATGAATGTTCTCACCAACAGGGAATGTCGTTGTTTCTCCCGTCACGCTTCGTGTCACAATGACGGATAATTCCTTTTGAAACGGGACCCAGCTTTCAAGGATGCACGGGACCTCAGGAAATTCAAGCGTGTTAGCGTCTTCCGAACTTTTTAACACCCACTGACCTTTTCCATCATAACCACCTGTACGTGTTTTCAATACAGAAGGAAATCCGATTGTCTTGAGTGCTTCCTGAAGATCTTCTTCTGAATTAACCGCTTCAAAAGGG harbors:
- the purK gene encoding 5-(carboxyamino)imidazole ribonucleotide synthase, producing the protein MSKTILPGSTIGILGGGQLGRMMALKAREMGYHIAVLEPKSDSPCGQVADQEVVSGYDDLDGAEKLASISDVITYEFENITHETARWLEENAYMPQGGELLRITQDRFVEKTSIQHSGLKVAPFEAVNSEEDLQEALKTIGFPSVLKTRTGGYDGKGQWVLKSSEDANTLEFPEVPCILESWVPFQKELSVIVTRSVTGETTTFPVGENIHVNNILHQTIVPARVGDAVKNKASEIGKQLANHLQLVGTLGVELFLDDSEIYVNEVAPRPHNSGHYTMEACETSQFEQHIRAICGLPLGRTELLKPVVMGNLLGQHVNPLMENISAIGSAKLHLYGKDEAKQNRKMGHINFLAPSIEEAIERMNQLKLWQ